A genomic window from Gemmatimonadaceae bacterium includes:
- a CDS encoding DUF5107 domain-containing protein yields the protein MPATRFALLPAALLLAVSTAASALPPAATVREARRPFPTYPFSDPNPIPVVGRIYPYFRFDGFAKASTPRDWNVVTLENAYLRVEILPEIGGKIWSAVEKRTGRSFIYNNRVVKFRDIAMRGPWTSGGIEANYGIIGHTPNVSTPVDYVTRTNADGSVSCIIGALDLLTRTPWRLEVRLGANDAAFTTSSTWVNSSPLEQPYYSWMNAAVPVQGKLQFLYPGTSYLGHAGEHGPWPINAQGRDISWYDHNNFGGYKSYHVFGRGSEYFGAYWHDLDFGMIRASARDEKLGKKLWIWGLSRQGMIWEQLLTDSDGQYAEVQSGRLFNQSAEASTFTPFKHRGFAPGTVDRWTETWFPVVGTKGVVSASRVGALNVTPLGDRLVVTLQPVVAVADTLRVTANGRRVATRFVQRAPLALAVDTIALKGAAGDSVVITLGDDLLTWRANASADDLARPLDSPPFNWGSAYGHWLQGKEWMRQREYANARAQLDSALVLDATYLPALADRAQLAVRSGEYAEAIGFAKRALAVDTYDPVANYGYGLASQALGRTADARDGFEVASQSAEYKAAAWLALARLHATTGALRSAREYVEKVLTGDAAHADALALGVALARRAGDAAARDAYLARLDRTDPLSHSARFEHALALQAPDADAQLVKGVRSELPEQTLLELAGWYLAAGDLAAGTRVLRAIGDQPEALYWLSALQPGDAATLTSRANGLSPVRVFPFRADLVPALQAAARRGGSWKPAYYLALTQWALGRPRQADSLFTALGNTPDFAPFYAARAALPNRPAWQARLDLTRAAQLDSAEWRYARLLLERALAEGDALSAVSLGERATARFPRNETLALLRAKAHVAAGQFAAAARILDTLVILPAEGAKDARGVYHDAQIGLAREAIAQARWEDASKAVANAREWPERLGAGKPYAADVDESLEDSLAAVIARRPAPPRPAAPTAATADSLRYGTGSWEADSLGNHRAVLRVDAPHDAVVVRIPWRRRDQTPEQVNVVIMTGEGAAARRISNVKRVAITREVGELVFQAPTAGTYYAYYLPYTGTFKSNYPKITYRTVEETADPLWLSRIGAVASLPVATVTGFDAINTFTAFTAMEYIATRAETDALLAKHTGAPYLLFAEDRAFSIRMADDIPQRWAERGAFQPFRGTAKRGGFYPFQIGLWAARGVVDSVRYTVTPLRTKAGQVIPASAITAFNLEGTDWSGQRFTRTLRVPAGKVQALWFGVDVPAKAAPGRYEGQVTIASKQGARTVPIALEVSNALAVAHGDDEPADLTRLRWLNSQLAADDSVAKPYTALALKGSTVSLLGRDFTFGADGLPAQIRSYFSPNNTSIGTAPREILAAPVRLAMQDAAGKPVTWSGSAPVVTKQAPGAVAWRAKRTAGALSLDTRAQLEFDGTAEYVVTLRATTATTLMNAALEIPMQETAARYMMGLGQKGGYRPATFHWTWDVAKKNQDAAWIGDVNAGLQFTLKDEHYVRPLNTNFYLSKPLIEPRSWANGGKGGCDIGPSGAGQVLVRCYSGAHTLAAGDSLRFDFRLMVTPFKPLDVQGQWATRFFHAFVPVDSAAKRGANTLNVHHANRVNPWINYPFIETAQMKAYIDSAHAKGLKTKIYYTVRELTNHSPELFALRSLGDEVLSHGPGGGYSWLQEHLGSDYIAAWHVPAIKDAAVVNSGVSRWHNFYIEGLDWLVKHEGIDGLYLDDVAFDRLTMKRIRKTLDRGNPGALLDLHSANQYNPRDGFASSANLYLEHFPYINRLWFGEYFDYDSKPDYWLVEISGIPFGLMGEMLEKGGNPWRGLTMGMTARLPWSGDPAPIWTLWDQFGIQQSTMHGWWSGRDPVRTSDAEILATTWTKPNADGPVKAMIALGNWHETDAPVTLTIDWAAMGLDRARVRLRAPAVEAFQDAASYAPGSTITVPGKKGLVLLVEQR from the coding sequence ATGCCTGCCACCCGATTCGCCCTGCTGCCGGCCGCGCTCTTGCTGGCCGTCTCGACCGCCGCCAGCGCCCTCCCGCCCGCGGCCACCGTCCGCGAAGCGCGCCGCCCCTTTCCCACGTATCCGTTCAGCGACCCCAATCCGATTCCGGTCGTGGGGCGCATCTATCCCTACTTCCGGTTCGACGGCTTTGCCAAGGCGAGCACGCCGCGGGACTGGAATGTGGTGACGCTCGAGAACGCGTATCTGCGGGTGGAGATCCTCCCCGAGATCGGTGGCAAGATCTGGAGCGCGGTGGAGAAGCGCACGGGGCGCTCGTTCATCTACAACAACCGCGTGGTGAAATTCCGCGACATCGCCATGCGCGGGCCGTGGACGAGTGGTGGCATCGAGGCCAACTACGGCATCATCGGGCACACGCCCAACGTGTCCACGCCGGTGGATTACGTGACCCGCACGAATGCCGACGGCAGCGTGTCCTGCATCATTGGCGCGCTCGATCTGCTGACGCGCACCCCGTGGCGCCTTGAAGTGCGCCTGGGCGCGAACGATGCGGCCTTCACGACCAGCAGCACCTGGGTGAACAGTTCGCCCCTCGAGCAGCCGTACTACTCGTGGATGAACGCCGCCGTGCCGGTGCAGGGGAAGCTCCAGTTTCTCTATCCGGGCACGAGCTATCTGGGGCATGCTGGTGAACACGGCCCGTGGCCCATCAATGCGCAGGGGCGCGACATCTCCTGGTACGACCACAACAACTTTGGCGGCTACAAGTCGTACCATGTGTTCGGGCGCGGAAGCGAGTACTTCGGCGCCTATTGGCACGACCTCGACTTCGGCATGATCCGCGCGTCGGCGCGCGACGAAAAGCTGGGGAAGAAGCTCTGGATCTGGGGGCTCTCGCGGCAGGGGATGATCTGGGAGCAGTTGCTCACCGATAGCGACGGGCAGTACGCCGAGGTGCAGAGCGGGCGGCTGTTCAATCAGAGCGCGGAAGCGAGCACGTTTACCCCGTTCAAGCATCGCGGCTTCGCCCCCGGCACCGTGGACCGGTGGACGGAGACATGGTTTCCGGTGGTCGGCACCAAGGGCGTCGTGAGCGCCAGTCGCGTGGGCGCGCTTAACGTGACGCCGCTCGGCGACCGCCTCGTGGTCACACTGCAGCCGGTCGTGGCGGTCGCCGATACGCTGCGTGTGACGGCCAACGGCCGCCGCGTGGCCACACGCTTCGTGCAGCGCGCGCCGCTGGCCCTGGCGGTAGACACCATCGCGCTTAAGGGCGCGGCAGGGGACAGCGTGGTGATCACGCTGGGCGACGATCTGCTCACCTGGCGCGCGAACGCCAGCGCCGACGATCTCGCGCGCCCGCTCGACAGCCCGCCCTTCAACTGGGGCAGCGCCTACGGTCACTGGCTGCAAGGCAAGGAGTGGATGCGCCAGCGGGAGTACGCGAATGCGCGCGCGCAGCTGGACAGTGCCCTGGTGCTCGACGCCACGTACCTGCCGGCGCTCGCCGATCGCGCGCAGCTGGCCGTGCGCAGCGGGGAGTATGCCGAGGCGATCGGCTTTGCCAAGCGCGCCCTGGCGGTGGACACCTACGATCCCGTTGCCAACTATGGGTACGGCCTCGCCAGCCAGGCGCTCGGTCGCACCGCCGATGCGCGCGATGGCTTCGAAGTGGCGTCGCAGAGTGCGGAGTACAAGGCTGCCGCGTGGTTGGCACTAGCGCGGTTGCACGCCACCACCGGCGCGCTGCGGTCGGCTCGTGAGTATGTCGAGAAGGTCCTGACGGGAGACGCCGCCCATGCCGACGCGTTGGCGCTCGGTGTGGCGCTCGCCCGCCGCGCTGGTGACGCGGCCGCGCGCGACGCCTATCTCGCGCGGCTCGATCGGACAGACCCGCTCAGTCACTCTGCACGCTTTGAACATGCGCTGGCGCTGCAGGCCCCCGACGCCGACGCACAGTTGGTGAAGGGTGTGCGCAGCGAACTTCCCGAGCAGACGCTGCTCGAGTTGGCGGGCTGGTACCTCGCGGCCGGCGACCTCGCCGCCGGCACGCGCGTGCTGCGGGCGATCGGCGATCAGCCCGAGGCGCTGTATTGGCTGAGCGCGCTGCAACCGGGCGATGCCGCGACGCTCACGAGCCGCGCGAATGGCCTGTCGCCGGTGCGCGTGTTCCCTTTCCGGGCCGATCTGGTGCCGGCGCTACAAGCCGCGGCCAGGCGCGGTGGCTCCTGGAAGCCCGCGTACTACCTGGCGCTCACGCAGTGGGCGCTCGGGCGGCCGCGACAGGCCGACTCGCTTTTCACCGCGCTTGGCAATACGCCGGATTTTGCGCCGTTTTATGCGGCGCGGGCGGCGCTCCCCAACCGGCCGGCGTGGCAGGCGCGCCTGGACCTCACACGCGCCGCGCAGCTCGACAGCGCCGAGTGGCGCTACGCACGGCTGCTCCTCGAGCGCGCGCTCGCCGAGGGGGATGCCCTTTCGGCCGTGTCGCTCGGCGAACGGGCCACCGCCCGCTTCCCGCGCAACGAAACGCTGGCGCTGCTGCGCGCGAAGGCCCACGTCGCGGCTGGGCAGTTTGCAGCGGCGGCGCGCATTCTCGATACGCTGGTGATCCTCCCCGCCGAAGGCGCGAAGGATGCCCGCGGGGTGTACCACGACGCACAGATCGGGCTGGCGCGCGAGGCCATCGCGCAGGCGCGTTGGGAAGACGCGAGCAAGGCGGTGGCCAACGCCCGCGAGTGGCCGGAGCGGCTCGGGGCCGGTAAGCCGTACGCCGCGGATGTGGATGAATCGCTCGAAGACTCGCTCGCCGCTGTCATCGCCCGGCGGCCGGCACCGCCCCGCCCAGCGGCGCCGACGGCGGCGACGGCCGACTCGCTCCGCTACGGCACGGGGAGCTGGGAAGCCGATTCGTTGGGCAATCATCGCGCGGTGCTGCGGGTCGATGCGCCGCACGACGCCGTGGTGGTGCGCATCCCGTGGCGGCGCCGCGATCAGACGCCGGAGCAGGTGAACGTGGTGATCATGACCGGCGAGGGCGCCGCCGCCCGGCGCATCAGCAACGTGAAGCGCGTCGCCATCACCCGCGAAGTGGGCGAGCTCGTGTTCCAGGCGCCAACGGCCGGCACGTACTACGCCTACTACCTGCCGTACACGGGCACGTTCAAGTCGAACTATCCCAAGATCACCTATCGCACCGTGGAGGAAACGGCGGATCCGCTCTGGTTGTCACGTATCGGTGCCGTGGCGTCGTTGCCGGTCGCCACGGTGACCGGTTTCGATGCCATCAACACCTTCACGGCGTTCACGGCCATGGAGTACATCGCGACGCGCGCCGAGACCGACGCGCTGCTCGCGAAGCACACCGGGGCGCCGTATCTGCTGTTCGCCGAGGATCGGGCGTTCTCGATTCGGATGGCCGATGACATTCCCCAGCGGTGGGCCGAGCGCGGCGCGTTCCAGCCGTTCCGGGGCACGGCCAAGCGCGGGGGGTTCTATCCCTTCCAGATCGGTCTCTGGGCCGCGCGAGGCGTGGTGGACTCGGTGCGGTACACCGTCACGCCGCTCCGGACCAAGGCCGGGCAGGTCATCCCGGCGAGTGCCATCACCGCGTTCAATCTGGAAGGCACCGATTGGTCGGGGCAGCGCTTCACGCGCACCCTGCGCGTCCCCGCGGGGAAGGTGCAGGCGCTCTGGTTTGGTGTGGATGTGCCGGCGAAGGCCGCGCCGGGGCGCTACGAGGGGCAGGTCACCATTGCGTCGAAGCAGGGCGCCCGTACTGTGCCCATCGCGCTCGAGGTGTCGAACGCGCTGGCCGTGGCGCACGGCGACGACGAGCCGGCCGATCTGACGCGGCTTCGCTGGCTCAACTCGCAGCTGGCTGCCGATGACAGCGTGGCGAAGCCCTATACCGCGCTGGCCCTCAAGGGGAGCACGGTGTCGCTCCTTGGGCGCGACTTCACCTTTGGCGCGGACGGACTGCCGGCGCAGATCCGTTCGTACTTCAGTCCGAACAACACCAGCATTGGCACCGCCCCTCGCGAGATTCTGGCGGCGCCGGTGCGTCTTGCCATGCAGGATGCGGCCGGGAAGCCCGTGACGTGGAGTGGCAGCGCACCGGTCGTCACGAAGCAGGCGCCAGGCGCGGTGGCGTGGCGTGCCAAGCGGACAGCGGGCGCACTCTCGCTCGATACCCGCGCTCAGCTCGAGTTCGATGGCACCGCCGAATACGTGGTGACGCTCCGCGCGACCACCGCCACGACGCTCATGAACGCGGCGCTCGAGATCCCCATGCAGGAGACCGCCGCCCGCTACATGATGGGGCTCGGCCAGAAGGGTGGGTATCGCCCGGCGACGTTCCACTGGACGTGGGATGTGGCCAAGAAGAATCAGGATGCCGCGTGGATTGGCGATGTGAACGCTGGCTTGCAGTTCACGCTCAAGGACGAGCACTACGTTCGCCCGCTCAACACGAACTTCTATCTCTCCAAGCCGCTCATCGAGCCGCGCTCCTGGGCCAATGGTGGCAAGGGCGGGTGTGACATCGGGCCGAGCGGGGCGGGGCAGGTGCTCGTGCGCTGCTACAGCGGCGCACACACACTGGCGGCCGGCGATTCGCTGCGCTTCGACTTCCGCCTGATGGTCACGCCCTTCAAGCCGCTCGATGTGCAGGGGCAGTGGGCGACCCGCTTCTTTCACGCCTTCGTGCCGGTGGACTCGGCGGCCAAGCGCGGCGCCAACACGCTCAACGTGCATCACGCCAATCGTGTGAACCCGTGGATCAATTACCCCTTCATCGAAACGGCCCAGATGAAGGCGTACATCGACTCTGCGCACGCGAAGGGGCTCAAGACCAAGATCTACTACACCGTCCGGGAGCTCACGAACCACTCGCCCGAGCTGTTTGCGCTGCGTTCCCTTGGCGACGAGGTGCTGTCGCACGGCCCCGGCGGCGGCTACTCGTGGCTGCAGGAGCACCTGGGGAGCGACTATATCGCGGCCTGGCATGTGCCGGCCATCAAGGATGCCGCCGTGGTGAACAGTGGCGTGTCGCGCTGGCACAACTTTTACATCGAAGGCCTCGACTGGCTGGTGAAGCATGAGGGCATCGACGGCCTCTATCTGGATGACGTGGCGTTCGATCGCCTGACCATGAAGCGCATTCGCAAGACGCTCGACCGCGGGAACCCCGGCGCCCTGCTCGATCTGCACTCGGCCAATCAGTACAACCCGCGCGATGGCTTCGCGTCGAGTGCCAATCTCTACCTGGAGCACTTCCCGTACATCAACCGGCTCTGGTTCGGCGAGTACTTCGACTACGACTCGAAGCCCGACTACTGGCTGGTGGAGATCAGCGGCATTCCGTTCGGGCTCATGGGCGAGATGCTCGAGAAGGGCGGCAATCCGTGGCGCGGCCTTACCATGGGCATGACGGCGCGACTCCCCTGGAGCGGCGATCCGGCGCCGATCTGGACGCTGTGGGACCAGTTCGGCATTCAGCAGAGCACAATGCACGGGTGGTGGTCGGGGCGTGATCCGGTGCGTACCAGCGACGCGGAGATTCTCGCCACCACGTGGACCAAGCCGAACGCTGACGGGCCGGTGAAGGCGATGATCGCCTTGGGGAACTGGCACGAGACTGACGCGCCCGTCACGCTGACGATCGATTGGGCGGCCATGGGGCTCGACAGAGCGCGCGTGCGGCTCCGCGCGCCGGCGGTCGAGGCGTTTCAGGACGCGGCGAGCTACGCGCCGGGTTCTACGATCACCGTGCCCGGGAAGAAGGGGCTCGTGCTGCTGGTGGAGCAGCGGTAG
- a CDS encoding SgcJ/EcaC family oxidoreductase: MIRQLRLISAVAMLTACAGGEAKSGGESTAAPPPAATDPGAVRAAIDAANKQGMESFNAGKPDGMVVNYADDAIVMMPGMKAMKGKAEIEAGMKGMFGAMDMKNFNAATTDVMVSGDMAVETGTMTYDSGPKGGTLATDTVKYLTVWKKQADGSWKIVRDINNTDIAPKM, translated from the coding sequence ATGATCCGACAGCTGCGATTGATCAGTGCAGTGGCCATGCTGACCGCCTGCGCGGGCGGCGAAGCGAAGAGCGGAGGCGAGAGCACGGCGGCCCCGCCCCCGGCTGCCACCGATCCGGGCGCGGTCCGAGCGGCCATCGACGCCGCCAACAAGCAGGGGATGGAGTCGTTCAACGCCGGCAAGCCCGACGGCATGGTTGTGAATTACGCCGATGATGCGATCGTGATGATGCCCGGGATGAAGGCCATGAAGGGCAAGGCCGAAATCGAGGCCGGGATGAAGGGCATGTTCGGCGCCATGGACATGAAGAACTTCAACGCCGCGACGACCGACGTGATGGTGAGCGGCGACATGGCCGTTGAGACGGGCACGATGACCTATGACAGCGGCCCGAAGGGCGGCACGCTGGCGACCGACACGGTGAAGTACCTGACCGTCTGGAAGAAGCAGGCCGACGGCAGCTGGAAGATCGTCCGCGACATCAACAACACGGACATCGCGCCCAAGATGTAG
- a CDS encoding 1-acyl-sn-glycerol-3-phosphate acyltransferase, with amino-acid sequence MATGPSTASLSRMLVRASCRVVLRAVGVRTGVRAAGPVPAGLLIANHFGWIDIVSLLAHVDCAFIAKREVAGWPIIGWAARRVGVIFIDRTRKRDLLRAIPAVTAALRAGRRVLLFPEGTTGDGTALLPFKSALVEAAVQARVPVVPIAVTGRTRSTDAGALCWIGEETLLANVPRVVALRDARVTIHVGTPLAVGPCRKLLTHRARQAIASMTGGSALRGERPGTLDPTGAPSLSVLATGHGGR; translated from the coding sequence ATGGCCACGGGACCCTCGACGGCGTCACTCTCCCGGATGCTCGTCCGGGCGAGCTGCCGCGTGGTGTTGCGCGCGGTTGGCGTGCGCACTGGCGTTCGCGCGGCCGGGCCGGTGCCGGCGGGGCTGCTGATCGCCAATCACTTCGGTTGGATCGATATCGTGTCGCTGCTGGCGCACGTGGATTGTGCGTTCATCGCCAAGCGAGAGGTGGCCGGGTGGCCGATCATCGGCTGGGCGGCTCGGCGCGTAGGCGTGATCTTCATCGATCGCACCCGGAAGCGCGATCTGCTGCGCGCGATTCCCGCGGTGACCGCCGCGCTCCGTGCGGGGCGTCGCGTGCTGCTCTTTCCCGAAGGCACCACCGGTGATGGCACCGCACTGCTGCCCTTCAAGTCGGCGCTGGTCGAGGCGGCGGTGCAGGCGCGGGTGCCGGTGGTGCCGATCGCCGTGACCGGGCGGACGCGCTCCACCGATGCCGGTGCCCTCTGCTGGATTGGCGAGGAGACGTTGCTGGCCAATGTCCCGCGGGTGGTCGCGTTGCGGGACGCGCGGGTGACGATTCACGTCGGCACGCCGTTGGCCGTGGGTCCCTGTCGGAAGCTGCTGACCCACCGCGCGCGTCAGGCCATCGCCAGCATGACCGGCGGCAGCGCCCTTCGCGGCGAGCGACCGGGCACGCTGGACCCGACCGGTGCTCCGTCGCTGTCCGTGCTCGCCACGGGGCACGGCGGTCGGTAG
- a CDS encoding GNAT family N-acetyltransferase codes for MLARSFDESNTPFLPAPAASTAAAVDAEVFPHHPDRIPPGVVQAGSYDLRYAWTRADLHAVQRLRYRVFTEELGNGTSASVDEPGERRDEDARDPWFHHLMIVHRESGAVVGTYRLQTAVMAATRFGFYSATLFELGAMPASVLQQAVEIGRAAVDPQHRSGRVLHLLWRGLARYLSWNSKRFLFGCCSIQGVDDRVAQDTWRVLHARQVLHDRILVRPRPAVRALADDGRTRPLIDATALTASLPSLFDGYLSLGARVCGAPAFDREFGTTDFLVLLDIDEMPARAAKTLFG; via the coding sequence ATGCTCGCTCGATCATTTGATGAGTCCAACACCCCGTTCCTGCCGGCGCCTGCCGCGAGCACTGCCGCGGCGGTCGATGCCGAGGTGTTTCCGCATCACCCCGACCGCATTCCCCCGGGTGTGGTGCAGGCCGGCTCGTACGACCTGCGGTATGCCTGGACCCGCGCCGATCTGCATGCGGTGCAGCGCCTGCGGTATCGGGTGTTCACGGAGGAGCTCGGGAACGGGACGTCGGCGTCGGTCGATGAACCCGGGGAGCGGCGCGACGAGGACGCCCGTGATCCGTGGTTCCACCACCTGATGATCGTGCATCGTGAGTCGGGCGCCGTGGTCGGGACGTATCGCCTGCAGACGGCCGTCATGGCAGCCACGCGCTTTGGCTTCTACAGCGCCACCTTGTTCGAACTGGGCGCCATGCCGGCGTCGGTGCTGCAGCAGGCCGTGGAGATCGGTCGCGCCGCGGTGGATCCGCAGCATCGGTCGGGGCGCGTGCTGCATCTGCTGTGGCGTGGACTGGCCCGATACCTGAGCTGGAACTCCAAGCGCTTCCTGTTTGGCTGCTGCTCCATTCAGGGTGTCGATGATCGGGTGGCGCAGGACACGTGGCGCGTGCTGCATGCGCGGCAGGTGCTGCACGATCGTATTCTGGTGCGGCCGCGACCGGCGGTGCGTGCGCTGGCGGACGATGGACGCACCCGTCCGCTGATCGACGCCACCGCGCTCACGGCGTCCCTGCCGTCGCTGTTCGACGGCTATCTCTCGCTCGGCGCACGCGTGTGTGGCGCGCCGGCCTTCGATCGGGAGTTCGGCACGACCGATTTCCTCGTGTTGCTGGATATCGACGAGATGCCGGCGCGGGCGGCCAAGACCTTGTTCGGGTAA
- a CDS encoding UDP-glucose/GDP-mannose dehydrogenase family protein, which translates to MKIAMIGTGYVGLVSGACFAEFGVHVTCVDVDQEKIARLDRGEIPIYEPGLEALVARGTKAGRLRFTTDLPSAVAGADAVFLAVGTPSRRGDGHADLRFVEAAAEAVARAVTDYTVVVNKSTVPVGTARRVAELLAATNPAASFDVASNPEFLREGSAIGDFMRPDRVIIGCESERARAVLRELYRPLYLLETPIVMTSLETAELTKYAANAFLATKITFINEIADLCEKLGADVQDVATGMGLDGRIGKKFLHAGPGYGGSCFPKDTLALARTAQDAGSPVRLVETVVQINERRKGAMAGRVIAACGGSVRGKTIGVLGVTFKPNTDDTRDAPSLSLIPALQDAGATVQAYDPVAQHEAIRVLPDVRWCPSPYEAARGASCVVLVTEWNEFRALDLQALGDAMVQRVFLDLRNVYTPDTVRAHGFRYASIGRP; encoded by the coding sequence ATGAAGATCGCCATGATTGGCACCGGCTATGTCGGCCTCGTCTCCGGTGCCTGCTTCGCCGAGTTCGGCGTACACGTCACCTGCGTCGATGTGGACCAGGAGAAGATCGCGCGTCTCGATCGGGGCGAGATCCCGATCTATGAACCCGGCCTGGAGGCGCTCGTGGCCCGTGGCACCAAGGCCGGGCGACTGCGCTTCACCACCGATCTGCCGTCTGCCGTGGCCGGCGCCGATGCCGTCTTTCTTGCGGTCGGCACACCGAGTCGGCGCGGCGACGGGCATGCCGACCTGCGATTCGTCGAAGCCGCCGCCGAAGCCGTCGCGCGCGCCGTGACGGACTACACCGTGGTGGTGAACAAGAGCACGGTGCCGGTGGGCACCGCACGGCGCGTTGCCGAGTTGCTCGCCGCCACCAATCCCGCCGCGTCCTTCGACGTGGCGTCGAATCCGGAGTTCCTGCGCGAGGGATCGGCAATCGGCGACTTCATGCGACCGGATCGCGTGATCATCGGATGTGAATCCGAGCGGGCACGCGCCGTGCTGCGTGAACTGTACCGACCGTTGTACCTGCTCGAGACCCCCATCGTGATGACCTCGCTGGAAACGGCGGAGCTGACGAAGTACGCCGCCAACGCCTTTCTCGCGACCAAGATCACGTTCATCAACGAGATCGCCGATCTGTGCGAGAAGCTCGGCGCCGACGTGCAGGATGTCGCGACGGGGATGGGGCTCGACGGACGCATCGGCAAGAAGTTTCTCCACGCCGGTCCCGGGTATGGCGGGTCCTGCTTCCCCAAGGACACCCTCGCGCTCGCCCGCACCGCGCAGGATGCAGGGTCGCCCGTACGGCTCGTCGAAACGGTCGTCCAGATCAATGAACGACGGAAGGGCGCCATGGCCGGGCGGGTGATCGCCGCCTGCGGCGGATCCGTCCGCGGCAAGACCATTGGCGTCCTGGGGGTGACGTTCAAGCCGAACACCGACGACACCCGCGACGCGCCCAGCCTGTCGCTGATCCCGGCGCTCCAGGACGCTGGGGCGACCGTTCAGGCGTACGACCCGGTGGCGCAGCACGAGGCGATCCGTGTCCTCCCGGACGTCCGGTGGTGCCCGAGTCCGTACGAGGCCGCGAGGGGCGCGTCGTGCGTGGTGCTCGTGACGGAATGGAACGAGTTTCGCGCGCTCGACCTGCAGGCGTTGGGCGACGCCATGGTGCAGCGCGTGTTCCTGGACCTGCGGAACGTCTACACGCCGGACACGGTCCGCGCGCATGGTTTCCGCTACGCCAGCATCGGTCGCCCGTAG
- a CDS encoding DinB family protein has protein sequence MTADYLRTLVDYHYWARDRVLDAVVGLSADDYARDLGSSFPSVRATLQHTFGAEVVWLRRWQGVSPTTFPGAMPADLSGLRALWLEHEQQLRAFIDSLDDQSVHEVVYYRLFSGAEGESSIWQMVAHVVNHATYHRGQVTTMLRQLGAEPAKRMDMIAYFRERRA, from the coding sequence ATGACCGCCGACTACCTCCGCACGCTCGTCGATTATCACTACTGGGCCCGTGATCGCGTCCTCGACGCGGTCGTGGGGCTCAGCGCCGACGACTACGCACGCGACCTGGGGAGCTCCTTCCCCTCCGTGCGCGCCACGCTGCAGCACACGTTTGGCGCCGAGGTGGTCTGGTTGCGACGCTGGCAGGGGGTGAGCCCCACGACCTTCCCGGGGGCCATGCCGGCGGACCTCTCGGGGCTCCGTGCGCTCTGGCTCGAACACGAGCAGCAGCTCCGCGCCTTCATCGATTCGCTCGACGACCAGAGCGTGCACGAGGTGGTCTACTATCGCCTCTTCTCGGGCGCCGAAGGCGAATCGTCGATCTGGCAGATGGTCGCGCACGTGGTGAACCACGCGACGTACCATCGCGGGCAGGTCACCACCATGCTGCGCCAGCTCGGGGCCGAGCCCGCAAAGCGCATGGACATGATCGCGTACTTCCGCGAACGGCGCGCATGA